A single region of the Hylaeus volcanicus isolate JK05 chromosome 5, UHH_iyHylVolc1.0_haploid, whole genome shotgun sequence genome encodes:
- the LOC128877476 gene encoding mitochondrial pyruvate carrier 1-like, translated as MPKPSSKGLFSKETKKYLMSTHFWGPVFNWMIPIAAIADTQKHPRIISGKMTLALALYSMVFMRFAWKVQPRNLLLLACHLVNTSAQLAQGYRYIDYHYLSQQNSVKE; from the exons ATGCCGAAACCATCATCGAAAGGCCTGTTCAGCAAAGAGACGAAAAAGTATTTGATGAG CACGCACTTCTGGGGCCCGGTGTTCAACTGGATGATACCCATAGCGGCCATAGCCGACACGCAAAAGCATCCGAGAATCATTAGCGGCAAAATGACTTTGG CACTGGCCCTCTACTCCATGGTATTCATGAGGTTCGCGTGGAAGGTCCAGCCAAGAAATTTGTTGCTGTTAGCGTGCCACCTAGTCAATACCTCTGCACAACTCGCACAGGGTTACAGATACATCGACTACCACTACCTCTCGCAGCAGAACTCTGTGAAAGAATAG